One genomic segment of Caballeronia sp. TF1N1 includes these proteins:
- a CDS encoding response regulator, with protein MPLTSLTSLTSSSQPCSLWTNRSVDVDHKQWRILIVDDNATSAEALSAAFLADGFDTRVALGGLEALHAVDRWSPHIVILDITMPEHDGFATARVLRRVAQTRDAGIIAFTALGEELVRTQGLHAGFDGYCQKGSSPAALVRLIEKLVQVH; from the coding sequence ATGCCTCTGACTTCGCTGACTTCGCTGACCTCGTCTTCTCAACCGTGTTCGCTGTGGACCAACCGCAGCGTCGACGTCGACCATAAGCAATGGCGCATTCTTATCGTGGATGACAACGCCACGAGCGCCGAGGCACTCTCCGCCGCCTTTCTCGCCGATGGCTTCGACACGCGCGTCGCGCTCGGCGGCCTGGAGGCGCTGCACGCGGTGGATCGTTGGAGCCCGCACATCGTCATTCTCGATATCACCATGCCCGAGCACGACGGTTTCGCCACCGCCCGTGTCTTGCGCCGCGTGGCTCAGACGCGCGACGCCGGGATCATTGCGTTTACCGCGCTCGGTGAAGAACTCGTCAGGACGCAAGGGCTTCACGCCGGTTTCGACGGTTATTGCCAAAAGGGCAGTTCGCCGGCCGCGCTCGTGCGGCTCATCGAAAAGCTCGTGCAGGTGCATTGA
- a CDS encoding transporter encodes MNPATLHRPSYGSDFSGLVCGFRFHLDQPGVAIDADTASAWLARDDMSKEFIWLHFDLANSACERWMRTRLGLPDTFFETLSEGSHSTRIEHKEGALFAVINDVIFNFELTPSEIATLWAYTHHKILVTARMKPLRSVDSLRESVRRGELFRSPAELLAHLLRDQAELLVQIVRRTSVEVDGIEDRFLSLHSPTSRSDLGALRRVLVRLQRLLAPEPGSVFRLLARPPRWLHAQDIQELRDATEEFSLVLNDLAGLVERIKLLQEEIATRMDEQSNRTLFTLTLVTVLALPINIVAGFFGMNVGGIPLAENHHGFWLLVLIVASFTVLAGWWAFRRRRNM; translated from the coding sequence ATGAATCCCGCTACCCTGCATAGACCGTCCTACGGCTCCGACTTCTCCGGCCTCGTCTGCGGCTTCCGGTTTCATCTCGACCAGCCGGGCGTTGCCATCGACGCCGACACCGCGAGCGCCTGGCTCGCCCGCGACGATATGTCGAAGGAATTCATCTGGCTGCACTTCGATCTCGCCAATAGCGCGTGCGAACGCTGGATGCGCACGCGGCTAGGCCTTCCCGACACATTCTTCGAGACGCTCAGCGAAGGCTCGCACTCGACGCGCATCGAGCATAAGGAAGGCGCGCTGTTCGCCGTCATCAACGATGTGATCTTCAACTTCGAACTGACGCCGTCCGAGATCGCCACCTTGTGGGCGTATACGCATCACAAGATTCTCGTCACCGCGCGCATGAAGCCGCTGCGTTCCGTGGACTCCCTGCGCGAATCGGTGCGACGTGGCGAGCTGTTTCGTTCGCCCGCGGAATTACTCGCGCATCTGCTGCGCGATCAGGCGGAATTGCTCGTGCAGATCGTGCGGCGCACGAGCGTGGAAGTGGACGGCATAGAAGACCGCTTCCTGTCGCTGCATTCGCCCACGAGCCGTTCGGATCTCGGCGCGTTGCGACGCGTGCTCGTCAGGCTGCAACGCCTGCTCGCGCCGGAACCGGGCTCGGTGTTCCGGCTGCTTGCGCGTCCGCCGCGCTGGCTGCACGCGCAGGACATTCAGGAATTGCGCGACGCCACCGAGGAATTTTCGCTCGTGCTCAACGATCTCGCGGGACTCGTCGAGCGCATCAAGCTCCTGCAGGAAGAGATCGCGACGCGCATGGACGAGCAGAGCAATCGCACGCTGTTCACGCTGACGCTCGTGACCGTGCTCGCGTTGCCGATCAATATCGTCGCGGGTTTCTTCGGCATGAACGTGGGCGGCATTCCGCTCGCGGAAAATCATCACGGCTTCTGGCTGCTCGTGTTGATCGTCGCGAGCTTTACCGTGCTCGCGGGATGGTGGGCGTTTCGCCGCCGTCGCAACATGTGA
- a CDS encoding DUF1348 family protein: MESKPPFPPFTAETAVQKVRAAEDGWNTRDPKKVALAYSQDTRWRNRAEFVDGRAAVEAFLQRKWDRELDYRLIKELWAFAGNRIAVRFAYEWHDDSGHWHRSYGNENWEFNEAGLMTHRHASINDLPIREADRKYHWPLGRRPDDHPGLSDLGF; the protein is encoded by the coding sequence ATGGAAAGCAAACCGCCGTTCCCGCCGTTCACAGCCGAAACCGCCGTGCAGAAAGTCCGTGCCGCCGAAGATGGCTGGAACACGCGCGACCCGAAGAAAGTCGCACTGGCTTATAGCCAAGACACCCGCTGGCGCAATCGCGCGGAATTCGTCGACGGCCGCGCTGCCGTGGAAGCGTTCCTGCAGCGCAAGTGGGATCGCGAGCTGGACTATCGACTCATCAAGGAACTGTGGGCGTTTGCGGGGAATCGCATTGCCGTGCGTTTCGCTTATGAATGGCACGACGATTCCGGCCACTGGCATCGCAGTTATGGCAACGAGAACTGGGAATTCAACGAGGCGGGTCTCATGACGCACCGCCATGCGTCGATCAACGACTTGCCGATTCGGGAAGCGGATCGCAAATATCATTGGCCGCTCGGACGCCGGCCGGACGACCATCCCGGCCTGAGCGATCTCGGCTTTTAA
- a CDS encoding TetR/AcrR family transcriptional regulator produces the protein MNTHTEVTELTPDARILQTAHDLFYRDGIRATGIDRVIAESGVAKKTFYRYFPSKDDLIVAFLAFRHENWMTWFRDALARHGGSLSALVPALAEWFGGDTYRGCAFINSVVEVGGTLPPAVDIARRHKRDMTAAIRALMPASRTAKADAQALALAVDGAIVAAQFADSPADALKALARVVRAVKRGASAD, from the coding sequence ATGAATACGCATACCGAAGTCACGGAACTCACGCCCGACGCGCGCATCCTGCAAACGGCTCACGATCTCTTCTATCGCGACGGCATTCGCGCGACCGGCATCGACCGGGTGATTGCGGAATCGGGCGTCGCGAAGAAAACGTTCTACCGTTATTTTCCGAGCAAGGACGATCTGATCGTCGCGTTCCTGGCGTTCCGTCACGAGAACTGGATGACGTGGTTTCGCGACGCGCTCGCGCGTCACGGCGGCTCGCTCTCAGCGCTCGTGCCCGCGCTTGCCGAGTGGTTCGGCGGCGACACGTATCGCGGCTGCGCGTTCATCAATTCGGTGGTGGAAGTGGGCGGCACGTTGCCGCCGGCCGTGGATATCGCGCGGCGGCACAAGCGGGATATGACCGCGGCAATTCGCGCACTCATGCCGGCATCGCGCACAGCCAAGGCCGATGCACAAGCGCTGGCGCTCGCCGTGGATGGCGCGATTGTCGCCGCGCAATTCGCCGACTCCCCCGCCGATGCATTGAAGGCGCTCGCACGCGTGGTGCGAGCGGTGAAACGCGGAGCGAGCGCGGACTAG
- a CDS encoding TolC family outer membrane protein, whose amino-acid sequence MHKSLKRSLLLGMLIHASFAHADDLMAVVQQTLGHDAEFAQARASYEAAKQAVPIARAALLPQIGGGWGRAYNRIVMDGFPRQDYWQNGWMVTVSQPLFDWSKWTAYRQADFTVAQGAVDFAGAQQASILRAVQAYFDELAAEDEQKRTADYLAAIDLQLDQVRRKRAAGEATLIDQREADTAREQAQLQQADAQEDVSTKRRAVEQVTGQPFSALLALPPGMTLPALSDGEESWTEQAKASNYSVQSKQLGWEIAKFDTAKARAAHYPVASITGTYQPAGAASGYSRPTTTTTAMFQVQIPLFSGGEVQARVKQTLALADKEEQAYLLASRQAEASARDNFARYTRQRIRVDSLTHLVQSSRDTLDATQIGYKVGSRSGTDVLRSIDALYTARRDLLRSRYDAIVAFLKLKADVATLSTNDIEAMNAKLCCSAQTALTASAKARGGSF is encoded by the coding sequence ATGCATAAATCGTTGAAGCGCAGCTTGCTGCTCGGTATGTTGATACACGCGTCGTTCGCCCATGCCGACGATCTCATGGCGGTCGTTCAACAAACGCTCGGTCACGACGCCGAATTCGCGCAGGCGCGCGCAAGCTACGAGGCCGCGAAGCAAGCGGTGCCGATCGCGCGCGCCGCATTGCTGCCGCAAATTGGAGGTGGCTGGGGACGCGCGTATAACCGCATCGTCATGGACGGCTTTCCGCGTCAGGACTATTGGCAGAACGGCTGGATGGTGACCGTCTCGCAACCGCTCTTCGACTGGAGCAAGTGGACCGCGTATCGTCAGGCGGATTTCACGGTGGCGCAAGGCGCGGTGGACTTCGCGGGGGCGCAACAGGCGTCGATCCTTCGCGCGGTGCAGGCTTATTTCGATGAACTCGCCGCGGAAGACGAGCAGAAGCGCACGGCGGACTATCTCGCGGCCATCGACTTGCAGCTCGATCAGGTGCGTCGAAAGCGGGCGGCGGGTGAGGCCACGCTCATCGACCAGCGAGAAGCCGACACCGCGCGCGAACAAGCCCAATTGCAGCAGGCGGATGCGCAGGAAGATGTGTCGACGAAACGCCGCGCGGTCGAGCAAGTCACTGGCCAGCCGTTCTCGGCGTTACTTGCGTTGCCCCCAGGCATGACCTTGCCCGCCCTTTCCGACGGCGAAGAGTCGTGGACCGAGCAGGCGAAGGCGTCCAACTATTCGGTACAGTCGAAGCAACTCGGCTGGGAGATCGCGAAGTTCGATACCGCGAAGGCGCGCGCCGCGCATTATCCCGTCGCAAGCATTACGGGCACTTATCAGCCTGCGGGCGCTGCATCTGGCTACTCACGGCCTACGACTACCACCACGGCCATGTTTCAGGTGCAGATACCGCTGTTCTCGGGCGGCGAGGTTCAGGCGCGCGTGAAGCAGACGCTCGCGCTCGCGGACAAGGAGGAGCAGGCGTATCTGCTGGCATCCAGGCAAGCAGAAGCGTCCGCGCGCGACAACTTCGCTCGCTATACACGTCAACGGATTCGGGTGGATTCGCTCACGCATCTCGTGCAATCCTCGCGAGACACGCTGGATGCCACGCAGATCGGCTACAAGGTTGGCAGCCGTTCGGGCACGGATGTGCTTCGATCCATCGACGCGCTTTACACCGCGCGCCGCGATCTGCTGCGCTCTCGCTACGATGCCATCGTCGCGTTCCTGAAACTGAAGGCCGATGTCGCGACCTTAAGCACGAACGATATCGAGGCCATGAACGCGAAGTTGTGTTGCAGCGCGCAGACGGCGCTCACGGCATCGGCGAAAGCGCGCGGCGGGTCGTTCTAG
- a CDS encoding peptidase domain-containing ABC transporter, with protein sequence MRVIYQNEVAECGYACLAMVLSHLGRATEVRELSSYKPISANGLSLMDLYDVATDFGLAVQAYRFDPNDLSQVKKGSLMHFGGSHFVVFEKASHGYVRVLDPASGRRRISMDTFRSAVSGFLLEFAPTPQMPRIRAKSRVPAALKRVRALNPDLTALIAKVLFVALGSQFAILAAPYFGNLVLDYVVAADNRNLLNVLIMTFASIFVLGALSEFVQKYLTELLYNVTQINMTEGLIGHLLRNPMSWFEKRHVGDVFARVKAQDEISVFATRSAISLHIDLAVGALALVLMFIQSRQLAVVALVVFAVYVAVALSMFAAMRDNHALVLETSARCDDSLIETIRAASLLKLAQGETRRTAIYMTVYKAYAAALLKSSRLTCTRDGMLKLVNYADTIIITYLAARLMLGGKVSVGVFYSFLIYKSLMSERFASAINAMFQYFMLSVPTARVDDIAENENERYTPLADAQRATEVRHFERIDVRDVTFSYGISDQPVLKNASFEVRKGDKIVITGPSGSGKSTLFKLLSAAEPLQEGHIALNDIAWPNLAVDEIRRHQAHMRQGDIILHGSIADNITLFTGQADEERIHKLLDDVGLLPDIMRLPMRTRTVISDTIANISAGQRQRLLLARALYQNRELLLLDEPTSNLDPASVKHIAGLLRNLDRTVVVITHDMSLASAFDTRYRFEDGGLVREGQVPVVATPEEEAHA encoded by the coding sequence GTGCGGGTTATTTATCAGAATGAAGTGGCCGAATGCGGCTATGCGTGTCTGGCCATGGTGCTGTCGCATCTCGGCCGGGCGACCGAAGTACGCGAGTTGTCGAGCTACAAGCCCATTTCGGCGAACGGGCTGAGCTTGATGGACCTGTACGATGTCGCCACCGATTTCGGCCTTGCGGTGCAGGCATACCGGTTCGATCCCAACGATCTCTCGCAGGTCAAGAAGGGCTCGCTCATGCATTTCGGCGGCTCGCACTTCGTGGTGTTCGAAAAGGCGAGTCACGGCTACGTGCGCGTGCTCGATCCGGCAAGCGGCCGCCGGCGTATCTCGATGGACACGTTCCGCTCCGCCGTCTCCGGCTTTCTGCTGGAGTTTGCGCCCACGCCGCAAATGCCGCGCATCCGCGCGAAATCGCGCGTGCCCGCAGCGTTGAAGCGCGTGCGCGCACTGAATCCGGACCTCACGGCGCTCATCGCCAAGGTGCTGTTCGTCGCGCTCGGCAGTCAGTTCGCCATTCTCGCCGCGCCGTACTTCGGCAATCTGGTGCTCGACTACGTGGTCGCCGCGGACAATCGCAACTTGCTGAACGTGCTGATCATGACGTTCGCAAGCATCTTCGTGCTTGGCGCGCTGAGCGAATTCGTGCAGAAGTATCTGACCGAACTGCTCTATAACGTCACGCAGATCAACATGACCGAGGGGCTGATCGGCCATTTGCTGCGCAATCCCATGTCATGGTTCGAGAAGCGTCACGTCGGCGACGTCTTCGCGCGCGTGAAGGCGCAGGACGAGATCAGCGTGTTCGCGACGCGCTCCGCCATTTCCTTGCATATCGATCTGGCAGTCGGCGCACTCGCGCTCGTGCTCATGTTCATTCAGAGCCGCCAGCTTGCCGTGGTCGCGCTCGTCGTTTTCGCCGTGTATGTGGCGGTTGCGCTCAGCATGTTCGCGGCCATGCGCGACAATCACGCGCTCGTGCTCGAAACCTCGGCCCGTTGCGACGACTCGCTGATCGAGACCATCCGCGCGGCTTCGCTGCTCAAGCTCGCGCAAGGCGAGACCCGCCGCACGGCCATCTATATGACCGTCTACAAGGCTTATGCAGCGGCGCTTCTCAAGAGCAGCCGGCTGACCTGCACGCGCGACGGCATGCTCAAGCTCGTCAATTATGCCGATACCATCATCATCACGTATCTGGCGGCGCGTCTCATGCTGGGCGGCAAGGTGTCGGTCGGCGTGTTCTATTCGTTTCTGATCTACAAGTCGCTGATGTCGGAGCGCTTTGCGAGCGCCATCAACGCGATGTTCCAATACTTCATGCTGAGCGTGCCGACCGCGCGGGTGGACGACATCGCCGAGAACGAGAACGAACGCTATACGCCGCTCGCGGATGCGCAGCGTGCCACCGAAGTGCGTCATTTCGAGCGTATCGACGTGCGCGATGTGACGTTCAGCTATGGCATTTCGGACCAACCGGTTCTGAAGAACGCGAGCTTCGAAGTGCGCAAGGGTGACAAGATCGTCATCACGGGGCCGTCGGGTAGCGGCAAGTCCACGCTCTTCAAGTTACTGTCGGCGGCCGAGCCGTTGCAGGAAGGGCATATCGCGCTCAACGACATCGCCTGGCCGAATCTCGCCGTCGATGAAATCCGCCGGCATCAGGCGCATATGCGTCAGGGCGATATCATCCTGCACGGATCGATCGCGGACAACATCACGCTCTTCACGGGCCAGGCGGACGAGGAGCGCATCCACAAGCTGCTCGACGACGTCGGCTTGTTACCCGACATCATGCGTTTGCCAATGCGAACGCGCACTGTCATCAGCGACACCATCGCGAATATATCAGCGGGGCAGCGGCAGCGTCTGTTGCTGGCGCGCGCGCTCTATCAAAATCGCGAGCTATTGCTGCTCGACGAACCGACCTCGAATCTCGATCCGGCATCGGTGAAGCATATCGCCGGGTTGTTGCGCAATCTCGATCGCACCGTCGTCGTGATTACGCACGATATGTCGCTGGCTTCGGCTTTCGATACGCGCTATCGCTTCGAGGATGGTGGACTCGTGCGCGAAGGCCAAGTGCCTGTGGTTGCGACGCCGGAAGAAGAAGCTCATGCATAA
- a CDS encoding HlyD family efflux transporter periplasmic adaptor subunit has translation MQPTDLPEFKDVPWRWIAYATSIFTVAAVAFAFFHQVELKQDVSGEVMSPSEVKIQGLSGLVSGIYARTDEKVQPGTPLFRLQRDFSLTTDGRRRQVFDEQMRDDQIRSIDAQYNERRIQLNAQRESARLTAVSRRAELGALNAQIAQNNQLVGEFQQRLARLDSVADYVAADKVEQARADVHQGKATAAQSVARQQQLAGEVSASSSTQADLEAQLRGLDAQHERDVQDVRTRFERERQDATVSAPKGGTVTFSGLVAGRMLTTADVAMVIATDESGPLRAALSIPSRRRGFVREGQIVRLKFDAFPYAKFGTYEARIDSISGTTVLPASPPSPPGTPGAPDPTEQTDSSKEGEGDYLAWATLRGNTFDFEGQHFKILPGMRATASIVVERRTIAEWVLAPLFRMLRG, from the coding sequence ATGCAGCCGACCGATCTTCCCGAATTCAAAGACGTCCCGTGGCGATGGATAGCCTACGCGACGTCCATTTTTACTGTCGCCGCCGTCGCTTTCGCGTTCTTCCATCAGGTCGAACTGAAGCAGGATGTCAGTGGCGAAGTCATGTCTCCGTCCGAGGTCAAGATTCAAGGCTTGAGTGGACTGGTGTCGGGCATCTACGCGCGCACGGACGAAAAGGTGCAGCCCGGCACGCCGCTCTTTCGGCTGCAGCGGGATTTCTCGCTGACGACAGACGGACGTCGCCGACAAGTATTCGACGAGCAAATGCGCGATGACCAGATTCGCTCCATCGACGCGCAGTACAACGAGCGCCGCATCCAGTTGAATGCGCAGCGCGAATCGGCGCGCCTGACAGCAGTGAGCCGCCGCGCCGAGCTTGGGGCGCTCAACGCGCAGATCGCGCAGAACAATCAACTGGTCGGCGAGTTCCAGCAGCGGCTGGCGCGTCTGGATTCGGTGGCGGATTACGTTGCCGCCGACAAGGTCGAACAGGCTCGCGCGGATGTTCATCAGGGCAAGGCGACGGCCGCGCAAAGCGTCGCGCGTCAGCAGCAACTGGCGGGCGAAGTCAGCGCGTCGAGCAGCACGCAAGCCGATCTCGAAGCGCAATTGCGCGGCCTCGACGCGCAACATGAGCGCGACGTGCAAGACGTGCGCACGCGCTTCGAACGCGAACGTCAAGACGCGACCGTGTCCGCGCCGAAGGGCGGCACGGTCACGTTTTCGGGCCTCGTCGCGGGCCGCATGTTGACGACGGCCGACGTGGCGATGGTCATCGCGACAGACGAGAGCGGGCCCTTGCGCGCCGCGTTGAGCATTCCTTCTCGGCGTCGCGGTTTCGTGCGCGAAGGCCAGATCGTGCGGCTCAAGTTCGATGCATTCCCGTACGCCAAATTTGGCACGTACGAGGCGCGCATCGACTCCATCTCCGGCACCACCGTGCTGCCGGCGAGCCCGCCCAGTCCACCCGGCACACCAGGCGCACCCGATCCGACCGAACAGACGGATAGCTCGAAAGAAGGCGAAGGCGATTACCTCGCATGGGCCACGCTGCGCGGCAATACCTTCGACTTCGAGGGACAGCATTTCAAGATTTTGCCGGGGATGCGGGCGACGGCGAGCATCGTCGTCGAGCGAAGGACGATTGCCGAATGGGTGCTGGCGCCCTTGTTCCGAATGCTGAGAGGTTGA
- a CDS encoding fimbrial protein: MKLLKTGVAALALVAAHSSFAADATLNFTGTIILPTCTVDTDSVNQTITLQQAKTTDFAAVGATNSAQAFNVKLVSCAAGTNIGMTVNGTIDTVASVLKNTGTAAQVGVQLLKATNVGDSTGSPLALNSALTLGAADASGSMTVPMVAQYYRLGTMTGGTVTASATVNFTYN; this comes from the coding sequence ATGAAGCTTTTGAAAACCGGCGTGGCCGCGCTTGCACTCGTTGCCGCGCATTCGTCATTTGCCGCCGATGCCACGCTCAATTTCACCGGAACGATCATCTTGCCGACATGCACGGTGGATACGGATTCCGTTAATCAGACAATCACGCTTCAACAGGCTAAAACGACCGACTTTGCGGCCGTTGGCGCAACCAACTCTGCGCAGGCGTTCAACGTCAAGCTGGTCAGTTGCGCGGCCGGCACGAATATAGGAATGACCGTCAATGGAACCATCGACACGGTGGCAAGCGTCCTGAAAAACACGGGTACTGCTGCGCAAGTGGGCGTGCAATTGCTCAAGGCCACGAATGTGGGTGACAGTACGGGTTCGCCTCTCGCGTTGAATAGCGCGCTCACGCTGGGCGCAGCGGACGCTTCGGGTTCGATGACCGTTCCGATGGTCGCCCAATACTATAGGCTCGGCACGATGACCGGCGGCACGGTGACGGCATCGGCTACGGTGAACTTCACATATAACTAA
- a CDS encoding fimbrial protein, which produces MINQENHIGTIDKVASALVRALLCWLVAWALLPANAYADSATCRSNYSAFTLSMPAAVAVARDLPNGSILTAWSLSPLKSDYYTCTVVGSVYTGTDFETAGVTTDSRTTYTVTYNGVAFAVYPTTVPGIGIAMGGYVVPDGRQTNLRSFEKMGSQWNYPGTIYNGGQLIVALVKIGDVTPGTLSGTIAQAFSWQTLTPPPAGNVLSAGVIDFNISPVVITVLTCETPDVTVPMGTQGPADLPSVGAAPSKVIGFNLSFNNCPAGAAVPNTSAGLIHSVQYRIDPTNGTIAGFTDVAALNGSPSAGGVGIQLYDSTGSVFGFGVNRTLSGFDGTRNSSYSLPMTARYYRTGALSAGPANATMTLTVLYL; this is translated from the coding sequence ATGATTAATCAAGAAAACCATATTGGTACGATCGACAAGGTCGCCTCGGCGCTGGTGCGCGCTCTGCTGTGCTGGCTCGTCGCGTGGGCGCTGTTACCGGCGAATGCATATGCGGATTCCGCTACTTGCCGGTCCAACTACAGTGCATTCACGCTTTCGATGCCCGCCGCCGTGGCCGTGGCGCGCGATCTGCCAAATGGGTCGATCTTGACCGCATGGTCACTGTCGCCATTGAAGAGCGACTATTACACGTGCACCGTGGTTGGCTCCGTGTACACGGGGACCGACTTCGAGACCGCGGGAGTGACGACGGACAGTCGAACCACATATACCGTGACCTACAACGGCGTCGCGTTCGCTGTGTACCCGACCACTGTGCCGGGTATAGGCATCGCGATGGGCGGTTACGTCGTCCCCGATGGCAGACAGACGAACCTTCGCTCGTTCGAAAAGATGGGTTCGCAGTGGAACTACCCCGGCACGATCTACAACGGCGGGCAATTGATCGTGGCTTTGGTGAAGATCGGAGACGTGACACCCGGCACACTCTCGGGAACGATCGCCCAGGCTTTCTCCTGGCAGACCTTGACACCACCGCCCGCTGGCAACGTGCTGTCCGCCGGGGTGATCGACTTCAACATTTCGCCGGTCGTGATCACCGTTCTGACCTGCGAGACACCGGACGTGACCGTGCCGATGGGAACGCAAGGACCTGCCGACCTGCCATCCGTCGGAGCCGCGCCTAGCAAGGTCATCGGCTTCAATCTGAGCTTCAACAATTGCCCGGCCGGTGCGGCGGTGCCGAATACGTCGGCCGGATTGATCCACAGCGTGCAGTACCGGATCGATCCGACTAACGGAACCATTGCCGGCTTCACCGACGTGGCGGCGCTGAATGGCAGTCCGAGTGCGGGCGGCGTGGGCATCCAGCTGTATGACAGCACGGGCTCGGTATTCGGCTTTGGCGTCAACCGCACGTTGAGCGGATTCGACGGCACGCGCAATAGCAGTTACTCGCTTCCCATGACGGCCCGCTATTACCGCACCGGCGCGCTGAGTGCGGGACCCGCCAACGCCACGATGACCTTGACCGTGCTTTATCTGTGA